One Bradyrhizobium manausense DNA segment encodes these proteins:
- the glsA gene encoding glutaminase A — translation MKPLSSTASAWARSKPPLLRFLDTCLNEFSAEISGAVADYIPELGKADPAHFGISLATLDGHVYEVGDSRVPFTIQSMSKPFVFALALDLLGASKVESAIGVEPSGDPFNSIRLNSENHPFNPMVNAGAIACTGLIHASKGVEAFEQIRLALSRFAGRDLGVDEAVYTSESQTGDRNRAIGYLLKTNAVISDNVAGVLDVYFRQCAVLVTARDIAIMAATVANRGVNPVTGEQVVTPYAISRALSVMTSSGMYDYAGEWIYRIGIPAKSGVGGGILAALPARLGLGSYSPKLDKHGNSVRGIKVCEALSSHYDLHMLNRSDDARNAVIADYDIGKSPSRRVRRQQERNILAAHEQAVRVIELVGVLSLSAVDYVTRRLAGQSRPQIVVFDLHRVTSTTRAGARLIAEAFEELAALDVTVVIAGVRRASREWDTLREWTAELKNVRDFYLLDTAIEWAEDQIVYRYGGSIDFHETTELPEQPLLDGLNAEELADLASICTVRTYQSGAKILTAGDPADALFFLRSGAVHVTLPDGVRLATLTAGMAFGEMALIEALRSADVFADMAATAFEAPLKDFERFRMQHPHASERIMRNLAQLLADRLIVANTKVDILTST, via the coding sequence ATGAAACCGCTCTCGTCCACCGCCTCTGCCTGGGCCCGTTCAAAGCCGCCTTTGCTGCGGTTTCTCGACACGTGCCTCAACGAATTCTCCGCGGAGATATCAGGCGCGGTTGCGGATTATATTCCCGAGCTGGGCAAGGCTGACCCTGCCCATTTTGGCATCAGCCTCGCGACCCTGGACGGCCATGTCTACGAGGTCGGCGACTCCAGGGTCCCCTTCACTATCCAGTCGATGTCAAAGCCGTTCGTGTTCGCGCTGGCGCTGGATCTGCTCGGCGCCAGCAAGGTGGAGAGCGCGATCGGCGTCGAACCCTCCGGCGACCCCTTCAACTCGATCCGTCTCAATTCCGAAAACCATCCGTTCAATCCGATGGTCAATGCCGGCGCCATCGCCTGCACCGGACTGATCCATGCGAGCAAGGGGGTCGAGGCCTTCGAGCAGATCAGACTCGCGCTCAGCCGCTTCGCCGGACGCGACCTCGGCGTGGACGAGGCAGTCTACACCTCCGAGAGCCAGACCGGCGACCGCAACCGCGCCATCGGCTACCTGCTCAAGACCAATGCCGTGATCTCCGACAATGTTGCCGGCGTGCTCGACGTCTATTTCCGGCAATGCGCGGTGCTGGTCACCGCGCGCGACATCGCGATCATGGCGGCGACGGTCGCCAACCGCGGCGTCAATCCGGTGACCGGCGAGCAGGTGGTGACGCCCTACGCAATCTCTCGCGCGCTCTCTGTGATGACGTCGTCGGGCATGTACGACTATGCCGGCGAATGGATCTACCGGATCGGCATTCCCGCCAAGAGTGGCGTCGGCGGCGGCATTCTGGCCGCGCTGCCCGCCCGCCTCGGCCTCGGCAGCTATTCGCCAAAGCTCGACAAGCACGGCAACAGCGTACGCGGCATCAAGGTCTGCGAGGCGCTGTCTTCTCATTACGACCTGCACATGCTGAACCGCAGCGACGACGCCCGCAACGCCGTCATTGCCGACTATGACATCGGCAAGAGCCCGTCACGCCGCGTCCGTCGCCAGCAGGAACGCAATATCCTGGCCGCGCACGAGCAGGCCGTGCGCGTCATCGAACTGGTCGGCGTGCTGTCGTTGTCGGCCGTCGATTACGTGACGCGCCGGCTCGCAGGACAATCGCGGCCGCAAATCGTCGTGTTCGACCTGCATCGCGTCACCTCGACCACACGGGCGGGTGCGCGGCTGATCGCCGAAGCCTTCGAGGAACTCGCCGCGCTTGATGTGACCGTGGTGATCGCGGGCGTCCGTCGCGCCTCCAGGGAATGGGACACGCTGCGCGAGTGGACGGCTGAACTGAAGAACGTCCGCGACTTCTATCTGCTCGACACCGCGATCGAATGGGCCGAAGACCAGATCGTCTACCGCTATGGCGGGTCGATCGATTTTCACGAGACCACCGAGCTGCCGGAGCAGCCGCTCCTCGATGGCCTCAACGCCGAAGAGCTGGCGGATCTCGCCTCGATCTGCACGGTCAGGACCTATCAATCCGGCGCAAAGATCCTCACCGCAGGCGATCCCGCCGATGCCCTGTTCTTCCTGCGCAGCGGCGCGGTGCATGTCACCCTGCCCGATGGCGTGCGGCTCGCGACGCTCACCGCCGGAATGGCTTTCGGCGAAATGGCGCTGATCGAGGCCTTGCGCTCCGCGGACGTGTTCGCGGACATGGCGGCGACCGCGTTCGAGGCCCCCCTGAAGGATTTCGAGCGCTTTCGCATGCAGCATCCGCACGCGAGCGAGCGGATCATGCGCAATCTGGCGCAGCTTCTGGCGGATCGCCTGATCGTGGCCAACACCAAGGTCGATATTTTGACGTCGACGTAG
- a CDS encoding TAXI family TRAP transporter solute-binding subunit, which translates to MRRGLIVLAPVLVAGISFVSTSYAFAEDIKLPATLTFTAYDTGTAGFNIAVGVGKMMKDKFGTDVRVLPAGNDVARLAPLRAKRAASSAMGSGTYFAQEGVFEFGAKEWGPQALQIMLSSVDCNCGSLGVAADVGVKDLKDLKGKRVGFVVGSPALNQNSLAVLAFAGLTQKDVKVVEFASYGAMWKGLVNNDTDAAFGTTITGPAKEAETSPRGLVWPPLPAGDKEGWARMHKVGSFFFSQLATCGAGITPEKPIELGNYPYPIFVAYASQPADQVYAMTKAMIVNYDAYKDSAPGAGGLAADRQTRNWVVPVHPGAVKALKEAGQWSDAQEAHNNNLIRRQEVLAAAWTDYGKSNPPADDKAFLDGWMKARAAALAKANMPNGFED; encoded by the coding sequence ATGCGTCGTGGGCTGATCGTGCTCGCGCCCGTCTTGGTTGCGGGCATTTCTTTTGTGTCTACTAGCTATGCATTCGCCGAAGACATCAAGCTGCCGGCGACATTGACGTTCACGGCCTATGACACCGGAACCGCGGGCTTCAACATCGCGGTCGGCGTCGGCAAGATGATGAAGGACAAGTTCGGCACCGACGTGCGTGTGCTGCCCGCGGGCAACGACGTCGCGCGGCTCGCGCCGCTGCGTGCCAAGCGTGCGGCATCATCTGCGATGGGATCGGGCACCTATTTCGCACAGGAAGGCGTGTTCGAATTCGGCGCGAAGGAATGGGGCCCGCAAGCGCTGCAGATCATGCTTTCCAGCGTCGATTGCAATTGCGGTTCGCTTGGCGTCGCAGCCGATGTTGGCGTGAAAGATCTGAAAGACCTGAAAGGCAAGCGCGTCGGCTTCGTCGTCGGCTCGCCCGCGCTGAACCAGAACTCGCTCGCGGTGCTCGCCTTCGCCGGGCTGACGCAGAAAGACGTCAAGGTCGTCGAATTCGCAAGCTACGGCGCGATGTGGAAGGGCCTCGTCAACAACGACACCGATGCCGCGTTCGGCACCACCATCACCGGCCCCGCCAAGGAAGCCGAGACCTCGCCGCGCGGCCTCGTCTGGCCGCCGCTCCCCGCAGGCGACAAGGAAGGCTGGGCGCGGATGCATAAAGTCGGCTCGTTCTTCTTTTCGCAGCTTGCAACCTGCGGTGCAGGCATCACGCCCGAGAAGCCGATCGAGCTCGGCAACTATCCCTACCCGATCTTCGTCGCCTACGCGTCGCAGCCCGCCGACCAGGTCTATGCGATGACCAAGGCGATGATCGTGAACTACGATGCCTACAAGGACTCCGCGCCCGGCGCCGGTGGCCTCGCCGCCGATCGCCAGACCAGGAACTGGGTGGTGCCGGTGCACCCGGGCGCCGTGAAGGCCTTGAAAGAAGCCGGGCAATGGTCCGACGCGCAGGAGGCGCACAACAACAATTTGATCAGGCGGCAGGAGGTGCTCGCGGCCGCCTGGACCGACTACGGCAAGTCCAATCCGCCCGCGGATGACAAGGCCTTCCTCGACGGCTGGATGAAGGCACGCGCCGCTGCTCTTGCGAAGGCCAACATGCCGAACGGGTTCGAGGACTAG
- a CDS encoding carboxymuconolactone decarboxylase family protein, translating to MARIDYSDPSKASDRTREILDKNRNANIFRMMSHSPSYFEQYCRLGGAIRHKGELDPVVRELAITRTGILCEAPYEIIAHKRIGKNVGVTDTQNAALENWQAADCFDETQRAALAFTDEIVKLKKPTDATFKAIAAKLTPAALIELQLSVGFYIMTSKFLETFEIDLQPVTEVVG from the coding sequence ATGGCCCGTATCGACTACAGCGATCCGTCCAAGGCGTCCGACCGTACCCGCGAGATCCTCGACAAGAACCGCAATGCCAACATCTTCCGCATGATGTCGCATTCGCCGAGTTATTTTGAGCAGTACTGCCGCCTCGGCGGCGCCATCAGGCACAAGGGCGAGCTCGATCCTGTCGTGCGCGAGCTCGCGATCACGCGCACCGGCATTCTGTGCGAGGCGCCCTACGAGATCATCGCGCACAAGCGCATCGGCAAGAATGTCGGTGTCACCGATACGCAGAACGCGGCGCTCGAGAACTGGCAGGCTGCCGACTGTTTCGACGAGACACAGCGCGCCGCGCTCGCTTTCACCGACGAGATCGTCAAGCTGAAGAAGCCGACGGATGCGACCTTCAAGGCGATCGCCGCAAAACTGACGCCGGCCGCCCTGATCGAGCTCCAGCTGTCGGTCGGCTTCTATATCATGACGTCAAAGTTTTTGGAGACCTTCGAGATTGATCTCCAGCCCGTCACTGAAGTGGTGGGCTGA
- a CDS encoding TRAP transporter permease, whose product MSASISTGPEGDAKRVVFDDPHGAAGNMQEAEVTRVRSLRGAWRWALVAATAATILLCINQQFSLRFFISYTQLNTEYFYLLIALMLPFTFLIFPGNERAPLERIPWYDLVFFVMTIAAALLLMSNVRKAAEAGWEFGGAPNSVIAAGLVMWVMLMEALRRTGGWSLLLSVLPFTIYPLFAESAWLGPFRGTQSTLEQATAYHVLSGESLLGIPIQAFADTVIGFLVFGTALMMTGAGKFFINLAFALCGTFRGGAAKVCIFASGLLGMMSGSIISNVLTAGTMTIPVMKKSGFRASYAGAIEACASTGAVLAPPVMGATAFVIAQFLNVSYADVAVAAIIPAALYYVGLFMQVDAYAARHGLKGIPRADLPRVMDTIKDGWYYVFVIALLIVMLLYFKRESHAPFYATALLLVLNQLFSKDTRWTLATIGKFLEVNGRTFVELVGILAGCGLLIGAFSMTGVVSSLANDLLHIAGDNPFLLLGMCALTSLILGLGLTTTACYIFLAILVAPALEKLGLNRMAVHMFIFYWGMLSSITPPVAIASFAAAGIAGSPAMKTGWESMWVGSIIYFIPFFFVLNPVLVLQGPSPYLAGLGLMGMAAFGTLFICGGIQGYQPFVGDLRGTGALEWPIRILLVIGGFVVATPGGGIMPLSQLQVTLLGLAILVPTVLVALLLVRRQGMLPNGLRAP is encoded by the coding sequence ATGTCTGCTTCAATTTCCACCGGCCCCGAGGGCGACGCCAAGCGGGTCGTGTTCGACGATCCTCATGGTGCTGCCGGCAACATGCAAGAGGCGGAGGTCACGCGCGTCCGCAGCTTGCGCGGTGCCTGGCGCTGGGCTCTGGTGGCCGCGACCGCCGCAACGATCCTTCTCTGCATCAACCAGCAATTCTCGCTGCGCTTCTTTATAAGCTACACCCAGCTCAACACGGAGTATTTTTATCTCCTGATCGCCTTGATGCTGCCGTTCACCTTCCTGATCTTTCCGGGCAACGAGCGTGCCCCGCTCGAGCGCATTCCGTGGTACGACCTCGTCTTCTTCGTCATGACCATCGCTGCCGCGCTGCTCCTGATGTCGAACGTGCGCAAGGCGGCTGAAGCCGGATGGGAATTCGGCGGCGCGCCGAACAGCGTAATCGCAGCCGGCCTCGTGATGTGGGTGATGCTGATGGAGGCCCTGCGCCGCACCGGCGGCTGGAGCCTGCTGCTCAGTGTGCTTCCCTTCACCATCTATCCGCTGTTCGCCGAATCCGCCTGGCTCGGTCCGTTCCGCGGCACGCAGTCCACCTTGGAACAGGCGACCGCCTATCATGTACTCTCGGGCGAAAGCCTGCTCGGCATTCCGATACAAGCCTTCGCCGACACCGTGATCGGCTTCCTCGTGTTCGGCACTGCGCTGATGATGACTGGCGCTGGGAAATTCTTCATCAATCTCGCCTTCGCACTGTGCGGCACATTCCGAGGCGGCGCCGCGAAGGTCTGTATTTTTGCCAGCGGCCTGCTCGGAATGATGTCGGGCTCGATCATTTCCAACGTGCTGACCGCCGGCACCATGACCATCCCCGTCATGAAGAAAAGCGGGTTCCGCGCCTCCTATGCCGGCGCGATCGAAGCCTGCGCCTCGACCGGTGCGGTGCTGGCACCGCCGGTGATGGGCGCGACCGCGTTCGTGATCGCTCAATTTCTCAATGTCAGCTACGCCGACGTCGCGGTCGCCGCGATCATTCCCGCTGCGCTCTACTATGTCGGTCTATTCATGCAAGTAGACGCCTATGCCGCCCGTCACGGGCTCAAGGGCATTCCGCGGGCGGACCTGCCGCGCGTCATGGATACGATCAAGGACGGCTGGTACTACGTTTTCGTCATCGCGCTGCTGATCGTGATGCTTCTGTACTTCAAACGCGAAAGTCATGCACCGTTCTATGCGACCGCGCTGCTGCTGGTGCTCAATCAGCTGTTCTCCAAGGACACACGCTGGACACTGGCAACCATCGGCAAGTTCCTCGAGGTCAACGGACGCACCTTCGTCGAGCTCGTCGGCATCCTCGCCGGTTGCGGCCTCCTGATCGGGGCGTTCTCGATGACCGGCGTGGTGTCGAGCCTTGCCAACGACCTCCTGCACATCGCCGGTGACAATCCCTTCCTGCTGCTCGGCATGTGCGCTCTCACCAGCCTCATCCTCGGCCTCGGGCTGACAACGACGGCCTGCTACATCTTCCTCGCGATCCTGGTTGCGCCCGCGCTCGAGAAGCTCGGACTAAACAGGATGGCGGTCCACATGTTCATCTTCTACTGGGGCATGCTGTCGTCGATCACACCGCCCGTTGCGATCGCCTCCTTCGCCGCAGCCGGCATTGCGGGTTCGCCGGCGATGAAGACAGGCTGGGAATCGATGTGGGTTGGCAGCATCATCTACTTCATCCCGTTCTTCTTCGTGCTCAATCCCGTACTGGTGCTGCAGGGACCGAGCCCCTATCTCGCCGGCCTCGGCCTGATGGGCATGGCCGCATTCGGCACACTCTTCATCTGCGGCGGCATCCAGGGCTATCAACCGTTCGTCGGGGACCTTCGTGGTACCGGCGCGCTGGAATGGCCGATCCGCATTCTGCTGGTGATCGGCGGCTTCGTCGTGGCCACCCCCGGCGGCGGGATCATGCCTCTGTCGCAGTTGCAGGTGACGCTGCTCGGGCTTGCGATCCTGGTGCCTACGGTTTTGGTCGCACTGCTGCTGGTCCGGCGACAGGGAATGCTGCCGAACGGGTTGCGTGCACCCTGA
- a CDS encoding acyl-CoA carboxylase subunit beta, whose amino-acid sequence MNWKPELDELARREAFAQEMGGVDKVKRQHDQGRLTVRERIDKLIDENSFHEIGAVSGIGEYDPRGELKTVTPANCVFGRARIDGRTVVVVGDDFTVRGGSADASISAKPLMAEEMAHDFRLPIVRIIEGSGGGGSVKTIETKGAANLPGGIGGTRWYRFTTENLSRVPVVALGLGSVAGLGAARLAASHYSIMTRKSAMFVAGPPVVKALGQDLTKEELGGADIQTRAGAVDHAVDTEEEAFACARRFLSYLPSSVYELPATLPCADNPERIEEALMNAVPRNRKQVYKIRPIVESVVDKGSFFEVAGNFGKPIIVGLARLEGRAVMVLASDSFHYGGSWTADACQKVVRWVDFAETFHLPIVYLMDCPGFMIGLDAEKAATIRHGVRAMAAVNQTTVPWCTVILRNAFGVAGVVHQPADRFSIRYAWPSAYWGSLPLEGGIEAAYRADIDAAEDKAAKLNEIQERLNKLRSPFRSAEKFWVEEIIDPRKTRSLLCEFARLAEPLRKAGPPENMTIRP is encoded by the coding sequence ATGAACTGGAAGCCGGAACTCGACGAGCTCGCCCGGCGCGAAGCCTTCGCGCAGGAGATGGGCGGCGTTGACAAGGTCAAGCGACAGCATGACCAGGGCCGGCTGACTGTTCGGGAACGCATCGACAAGCTGATCGACGAGAATAGCTTCCACGAGATCGGTGCCGTCTCCGGCATCGGCGAGTACGATCCCAGGGGCGAGCTGAAGACTGTGACGCCGGCGAACTGCGTGTTCGGCCGCGCGCGTATCGACGGCCGCACGGTCGTGGTGGTCGGCGACGATTTCACCGTGCGCGGCGGCTCGGCCGATGCGTCGATCTCGGCAAAGCCGTTGATGGCGGAGGAGATGGCGCACGACTTTCGTCTCCCCATCGTCCGCATCATCGAAGGCTCCGGCGGCGGCGGCTCGGTCAAGACCATCGAGACCAAGGGCGCGGCGAATTTGCCCGGAGGAATCGGCGGTACGCGCTGGTATCGCTTCACGACGGAAAACCTGTCGCGCGTGCCTGTCGTCGCGCTCGGCCTCGGCTCGGTCGCGGGCCTGGGTGCCGCGCGTCTTGCCGCCAGCCACTATTCCATCATGACAAGGAAATCCGCGATGTTCGTCGCGGGGCCGCCTGTGGTGAAGGCGCTCGGGCAGGACCTCACAAAGGAAGAGCTCGGTGGCGCCGACATCCAGACGCGCGCCGGCGCGGTCGATCATGCCGTCGACACCGAGGAGGAGGCGTTTGCCTGCGCGCGGCGCTTTCTCTCTTATCTGCCGTCATCGGTCTACGAACTCCCGGCGACCTTGCCCTGCGCCGATAATCCGGAGCGCATCGAAGAAGCGCTGATGAACGCGGTGCCGCGCAACCGCAAGCAGGTCTACAAGATACGGCCGATCGTGGAATCGGTCGTCGACAAGGGCTCGTTCTTCGAGGTCGCAGGGAATTTCGGCAAACCGATCATCGTCGGTCTGGCGCGGCTCGAGGGCAGGGCGGTGATGGTGCTCGCCAGCGACAGCTTTCACTATGGCGGCTCGTGGACGGCGGATGCCTGCCAGAAGGTGGTGCGCTGGGTCGACTTCGCAGAGACCTTCCATCTTCCGATCGTCTATCTCATGGATTGCCCCGGCTTCATGATCGGGCTCGATGCCGAGAAGGCGGCCACCATCCGCCACGGCGTCCGCGCGATGGCCGCGGTCAACCAGACCACCGTGCCCTGGTGCACCGTCATCCTGCGCAACGCGTTCGGCGTTGCCGGTGTCGTGCATCAGCCGGCCGACCGCTTCTCGATCCGCTACGCCTGGCCGTCGGCCTATTGGGGCTCGTTGCCGCTCGAAGGCGGCATCGAAGCCGCTTACCGTGCCGACATTGATGCGGCCGAAGACAAGGCCGCCAAGCTCAACGAGATCCAGGAGCGGCTGAACAAGCTGCGCTCGCCGTTCCGCTCGGCCGAAAAATTCTGGGTCGAGGAGATCATCGATCCCCGCAAGACGCGCTCGCTGCTGTGTGAGTTCGCGCGCCTCGCCGAGCCCCTGCGCAAGGCGGGACCGCCGGAGAACATGACGATCCGGCCGTAA
- a CDS encoding IclR family transcriptional regulator gives MGRRSERLSRQGALAGDAGEGDVIQVVSRAFDVLRCFEGHDARLGNLEISNRCGLPRSTVSRLTHTLTRMGQLVYLPRDQKYRIGPSAVAMSASMMKGAQLRSMIRQRLQEVAEQLPGTVGFVVPDRFHLVYLQFARSPSALGLHEGTGSRISMASTAAGAAYSAALAPEVGDAFINDMEREAPEAAKILRPRIEANRQSLRERGYVTACGLWSPHINGLAVPIWSPQYQTFVVITIGLLSAMYDEQRLHAEVAPVMLALGRSLGSLMEGAEGDAFNSRISRKPVAMAVHNNNKPIHSEGVNELEAGTRRARPARSLRAGDGRR, from the coding sequence ATGGGACGACGTTCTGAGCGCTTGAGCAGGCAAGGTGCGCTCGCTGGCGATGCCGGTGAGGGTGATGTTATCCAGGTGGTGTCGCGCGCGTTCGACGTGTTGCGATGCTTCGAGGGCCACGATGCGAGGCTCGGCAATCTCGAGATTTCAAATCGCTGCGGTCTGCCGCGTTCGACGGTGTCGCGGCTCACGCACACGCTGACGCGCATGGGGCAACTGGTTTACCTGCCGCGTGACCAGAAGTATCGGATCGGTCCGAGCGCGGTGGCGATGAGCGCCTCGATGATGAAGGGTGCACAGCTGCGCAGCATGATCCGTCAGCGGCTGCAGGAAGTCGCCGAGCAATTGCCCGGCACCGTCGGCTTCGTCGTGCCCGACCGCTTCCACTTGGTCTATCTCCAGTTCGCGCGCTCACCGTCTGCGCTCGGCCTGCACGAGGGCACCGGCAGCCGCATCTCGATGGCCTCGACTGCGGCGGGCGCGGCCTACAGCGCGGCGCTGGCGCCCGAGGTCGGCGATGCCTTCATCAACGACATGGAGCGCGAAGCGCCGGAAGCTGCAAAGATCCTGCGGCCCCGCATCGAGGCCAACAGGCAGTCGCTGCGCGAGCGCGGCTACGTGACGGCCTGCGGTTTGTGGAGCCCGCACATCAATGGCCTCGCGGTCCCGATCTGGTCACCGCAGTACCAGACCTTCGTCGTCATCACGATCGGCCTGCTCTCGGCGATGTACGACGAACAGCGTCTGCATGCGGAGGTCGCGCCGGTGATGCTGGCGCTCGGCCGTTCGCTGGGCAGCCTGATGGAAGGCGCCGAAGGCGACGCCTTCAACAGCCGCATCTCGCGCAAACCGGTCGCCATGGCCGTGCATAACAATAACAAGCCGATCCATTCGGAGGGAGTGAATGAACTGGAAGCCGGAACTCGACGAGCTCGCCCGGCGCGAAGCCTTCGCGCAGGAGATGGGCGGCGTTGA
- a CDS encoding Zn-ribbon domain-containing OB-fold protein yields the protein MSERLADWTKGEQAITYQTCRSCGHVQYFHRAFCVACGASDPREARAGGQGRVYATSLVCRAATPETRAHVPYNILLVDCAEGFRMMAHGENDLTIGDEVTAGFRPFAGKLVPFFVKKR from the coding sequence ATGAGCGAGCGCTTGGCGGACTGGACAAAGGGCGAGCAGGCCATCACCTACCAGACCTGTCGCTCATGCGGCCATGTGCAGTATTTCCACCGTGCCTTTTGCGTCGCCTGCGGCGCGTCGGACCCGCGGGAGGCGCGCGCCGGCGGTCAGGGCAGGGTCTACGCGACCTCGCTGGTCTGCCGCGCCGCAACGCCCGAGACGCGCGCGCATGTGCCCTACAACATCCTGCTGGTCGATTGCGCCGAGGGATTTCGCATGATGGCCCATGGCGAGAATGACTTGACCATCGGCGACGAGGTGACTGCGGGCTTCAGGCCGTTTGCCGGCAAGCTGGTCCCGTTCTTTGTGAAGAAGCGGTAG
- a CDS encoding FAD-binding oxidoreductase, whose product MPTAFPSPVPAIPTAPLTTQLRDALRAIVGEKGLIEDAHGMQPFITDWRGLLLGGAGAVVRPGSTDEVSKVVRLCHQHGVAIVPQGGNTGLMGGATPWPAHTGIVLSLGRMNRVLDIDPVGYAMTVEAGCVLQTLQETAAGHDRFLPLSLGAQGSCMIGGNLSTNAGGVQVLRYGNARNLVLGLEVVLPNGDVWDGLRALKKDNTGYDLKHLFMGAEGTLGIITKAVLKLWPAPKDISTAWLAVRDPRAALEILSEAHAASEDNVGSCELLSRAAVDLVMRHIPGVQDPLKANTPWYLLLEWSSSRPRQDGADGMSEKLEQFLADQLEAGRVLDAVIAQTVSQSRNMWRIREAMAEASRAEGPGISYDISVAISKIPEFIDKGLKASLDILPSIRPYPLGHIGDGNLHFSFMGPIGMDQQTLNQYTAAITRAVNDLVTSMGGSISAEHGIGIEKLDELSHYRSKTELDIMRTIKRALDPQNIMNPGKVLRV is encoded by the coding sequence ATGCCGACCGCCTTCCCGTCGCCCGTCCCCGCCATTCCGACCGCGCCCCTGACCACCCAGCTACGCGATGCCTTGCGCGCGATCGTGGGCGAGAAGGGTCTCATCGAGGATGCGCACGGCATGCAGCCGTTCATCACCGATTGGCGCGGACTGCTGCTTGGCGGGGCCGGCGCGGTCGTTCGCCCTGGCAGCACCGATGAGGTCTCGAAGGTGGTCCGGCTGTGCCATCAGCATGGCGTCGCAATCGTGCCGCAGGGGGGCAACACCGGCCTGATGGGCGGCGCCACACCCTGGCCTGCGCACACCGGTATCGTGCTGTCGCTCGGCCGGATGAATCGCGTGCTGGACATCGATCCCGTTGGCTACGCGATGACGGTCGAGGCCGGCTGCGTGCTGCAAACCCTCCAGGAGACCGCGGCCGGTCACGACAGGTTTTTGCCGCTCAGCCTCGGCGCCCAGGGCTCCTGCATGATCGGCGGCAACCTCTCGACCAATGCCGGCGGCGTACAGGTACTGCGCTACGGCAATGCCCGCAATCTCGTGCTCGGGCTCGAGGTCGTGCTGCCCAATGGCGACGTGTGGGACGGACTGCGCGCGCTGAAGAAGGACAACACCGGCTACGACCTCAAGCACCTCTTCATGGGCGCCGAGGGGACGCTCGGCATCATCACCAAGGCCGTGCTCAAGCTGTGGCCGGCGCCGAAGGACATCAGCACCGCGTGGCTCGCGGTGCGCGATCCCCGCGCGGCGCTGGAAATTCTCTCCGAAGCGCATGCGGCGTCCGAGGACAATGTCGGGTCGTGCGAGCTGCTGAGCCGCGCGGCCGTCGACCTCGTGATGCGCCACATTCCCGGCGTCCAGGATCCGCTCAAGGCGAATACGCCGTGGTACCTGCTGCTCGAATGGTCGTCCTCGCGCCCGCGGCAGGACGGGGCCGATGGCATGTCGGAGAAGCTGGAGCAGTTTCTCGCCGATCAACTCGAGGCCGGCCGCGTGCTCGACGCGGTGATCGCGCAGACCGTCAGTCAGTCGCGCAACATGTGGCGCATCCGGGAAGCCATGGCCGAGGCGTCACGCGCCGAGGGCCCGGGGATCAGCTACGACATCTCGGTGGCGATCTCCAAGATTCCAGAGTTCATCGACAAGGGGCTCAAGGCATCGCTCGACATTCTCCCGAGCATCCGCCCTTATCCTTTGGGGCACATCGGCGACGGCAATCTGCACTTCTCGTTCATGGGCCCCATCGGCATGGATCAGCAGACGCTGAACCAATACACCGCCGCCATCACGCGGGCCGTGAACGATCTCGTCACCTCCATGGGCGGCTCGATCTCGGCGGAGCACGGCATCGGTATCGAAAAGCTCGACGAGCTCAGCCACTACCGCTCGAAGACCGAGCTCGACATCATGCGCACGATCAAGCGCGCGCTCGATCCGCAGAACATCATGAACCCGGGCAAGGTGCTGCGGGTGTGA
- a CDS encoding nucleoside triphosphate pyrophosphohydrolase family protein: MTIDEYAAWAANAAKVDEDPSNERLAYLGLGLAGESGEVAEHIKKLLRDDWLDKAGLVEELGDVIYYWACLCAATGQQPSELLKASAAKIKRRISEAASR; the protein is encoded by the coding sequence ATGACGATCGATGAATATGCGGCCTGGGCCGCAAATGCTGCGAAAGTCGATGAGGATCCTTCGAACGAGCGCCTCGCCTATCTCGGGCTAGGTCTTGCAGGTGAATCCGGCGAGGTCGCCGAGCACATCAAGAAGCTCCTGCGCGACGACTGGCTCGATAAAGCGGGTCTCGTCGAAGAACTCGGCGATGTCATCTACTACTGGGCCTGCCTGTGCGCCGCCACCGGCCAGCAGCCATCCGAGTTGCTGAAGGCCAGCGCCGCCAAGATCAAGCGGCGGATCAGCGAAGCGGCGAGCCGATAG
- a CDS encoding acetyl-CoA carboxylase biotin carboxyl carrier protein subunit produces MPEIKIVTEVAGRVCATPVQVGGTVADGDEIVVVEAMKMEIPVSSPASGTLKSLLVKIDDRVAEGQAIAIVAS; encoded by the coding sequence ATGCCAGAAATTAAGATCGTCACGGAGGTGGCCGGTCGTGTCTGCGCAACTCCCGTGCAAGTTGGAGGAACCGTCGCCGACGGCGATGAGATTGTGGTCGTCGAAGCCATGAAGATGGAGATACCGGTGTCCTCGCCCGCGTCAGGCACGCTCAAATCGCTGCTCGTGAAGATCGACGACCGCGTTGCTGAAGGCCAGGCGATCGCAATCGTCGCAAGCTGA